The following DNA comes from Buttiauxella agrestis.
CAAGCTGGTGGTGGACCTGGTCGTAAGTAGCCTGGCTTGCGTGGTCGCCGACGATTTGTAGCACGCGATCGACAGGCGAAAGTGCTGAAAGGGCAAAGGTGATAAGCAGCAGGCCGACAAGCGTGAGTGCCAGGGTAAACAATCCCTGGGCCAGGGTGAGCAACGGACGGCGAAATGAGACTTCAGACATGGGTAACTCTTTTGCTGGTGTTGGATAAATCAACCCTCACCCCGACCCTCTCCCTGAGGGAGAGGGAGAAACCGGTCAATCCCCTCTCCTGGGGGAGAGGGTTAGGGTGAGGGGCAATCTTATTTACTGACGCGATCGTAATACACCATATCCGCATTCAAACCTTGCTGATAACCCTTCACGTTTTCACGCACAACTATTTGGGTTTTGCCCTGATCAACAAACACATACGGCGAGTTATGCTGCACTTCTTCCTGGATTTTCTTATACAGATCCAGGCGTTTTGCCGGGTCTGCTTCGGCGACAGCCGCCAGAGTTTGCTTATTCAACTCAGGAATTTGCCAGCCGTTTAAGCCTGCCACGGTGCTCGCTTTACCGTCGTTATAGGCAAAAGCACTCGCATTTGAGTGAGCGTCAAAGTAATCCGGGATCCACAAACGAATCGCCGCCTGGTGCTGTTTGGCACGAACGCGAGCGTAGACCTGGCTGCCTGCGGCTGGCAGAAGATCAATCTTCACGCCGCCCTGGGCAAAGCTTGCCTGCATAGACTGCGCGATGGTGATAAACGGCGGTTTGTTTTCCACGTCCAGCGTGAAGTGCGCATCTTTGATGCCTGCTTTCGCGAGAATTTCTTTCGCTTTTGCCGGGTCAAATTTGAATGGATTGTTATCCAATGCCCCAGCAAAGCCCACCGGCAGGAAGCTCTGGTGGATAAAATACTGGCCTTTCAGCAAGTCTTTAGTGATGCCTTCGTAGTCGACCAGGTAGCGAGCCGCTTCCCACAGGGCCGGGTTTTTCAACAGCGGATTGGCATTGTTACCGGCGTTGAACACCATGTAATTCTGCTCGGCAGACGGAATACTCAACACTTTCACGCCCGGTTTGCCTTCCAGCGCGCTGGTCTGATCCGCACCTAAATCACGGGCAATATCGGCATCCCCTTGCTGAATCAGCAGGCGGCGAGCGGCCGGGTCTGGCACGTTTTTGATAATGATGTTTTTAACTTTTGGCGCATCGCCCGGTGATGTTGGGTTGGCATCCAGCACAATCGCCTGATGCGGCTGGTAAACGCGCATTTTGAACGGGCCGCTGCCCGCTGAGTGCATCTTCAGCCATTCGTTGCCGAAGTCGCCGGCTTTGGCGTTCGGGGAAACCGCTTTTTCATCCACGATAGAGGCAATCGGCGTGGAGAGAATATTCAGCGCAACCGCCGGGCTAACGTCTGCCGTCCAGTGTAATTCCAGCGTGTGGTCATCGACCTTTTTCAACTGGCTGGCGATGTTGTCTGGCTGCCAGCCCAGCACGTTGAGAATAAACGCCGGGGATTTGTTGAGCGTTACCGCGCGGGTATACGAGAAGATAACGTCTTCCGGGCGTAGCGGATTGCCCGAGGAGAATTTGGCATCCGGGCGCAGTTTAATCGTCAGTTTTTTATTCGCCGCATCGCCCTGCCAGCTTTCTGCCAATACCGCGACCACTTTCGCCGGGTCATCACGGTCGGCCTGCACCAGGCGCTGATACAAACTGGGCACGGTTTGAATGCTCGACAGCTCATTCGCTTCAGCAGGGTCAAGGCTGACGATATCGTCCAGCCCCTGGGCAACAATCAAGGTATTTGGCGGTGTGGCGGCAAAGCTGCTGGCGGAGATTGCAGCTAATAGCATTAACGGCAGTATTTTTCTTTGCATGTGGCACCCTGCGTAAAAGAGAAGAATTCTTTATGAGTTGTTATTCGCGGACTGGATTACGTTAGGTGAGTTATGAATATTCGCAAAGTCCAAAAAATACTTTGCTTATAAATTTTAGACATAACCAATTCCTTCCAGGAATGAGGGTTAAAGCCTGAAATGAAAACGCCGGGCATTAACCCGGCGTTTGTGATGCTGCTAAAGATTACTCGTTGATGCGCGGGTGCTGATCTACCAGGTTGGTACGCTTCGCCTGTAATTCTTCAATTTCACGGTCGATATCTTCGATTTTTTGCTCGATGTTATCGTGGTGTTCCTGAACAATTTCACGCGCTTCGGCAATATCAGAAGCCGCAGGCGTTGCGCCTTTCAGCGGCTTATTCGCCGTCTCTTTCATCGTCAGACCGGTAATCAGACCGATAGCCGCCACCACCATCAGATAATAAGCGGGCATCATCAGGTTTTCGGTGGATTCCACTAACCACGCCGCAACCGTTGGGGTCACACCCGCAACCAGTACCGAAATATTAAAGGCACTGGCTAACGCACTGTAACGAATATGCGTCGGGAACATGGCGGGCAGCGTCGAAGCCATCACCCCGGTGAAGCAGTTCAGCACCACCGCCAGAATCAGTAACCCAGCAAATATCAGCCCCAGCACATTACTGTTAATCAGAATAAAGGCCGGAATCGCCAGAACAAGCAATGCCACGCTACCGAAGACAATAAACGGACGGCGGCCATAACGGTCACTCAGTAGGCCAATCATCGGCTGCACAAACAGCATCCCAATCATGATGGCGATAATAATCAGCACGCCATGTTCTTCGGAATAATGCAGGTTGTGCGACAGGTAACTTGGCATGTACGTCAGCAACATATAGTAGGTGACGTTGGTTGAAATAACGATGCCGACACAGGTCAGCAGGCTGCGCCAGTGTTTCGTCGCAATCTCTTTGAAGGAGACTTTCGGGCCTTCAGCCAGACCTTCTTTATCGCCTTGTTCGAGTTTTTCGATGTGTTGCTGGAACGCAGGAGTCTCTTCCAGCGCATGGCGCAGATACAGGCCGATAATGCCTAATGGCAACGCCAGGAAGAACGGCAGACGCCAGCCCCATTCGAGGAAGTTCGCTTCACCGACAATCGCGGTAATCAGCACCACGACGCCCGCGCCACAGACGAAACCGGCTATCGAACCGAAGTCCAGCCAGCTGCCCATAAAGCCGCGTTTACGGTCTGGTGAGTATTCCGCAACAAAGATTGAAGCACCGGTGTATTCACCACCCACTGAGAACCCTTGCGCCATTTTCGCAAGTAACAACAGGATTGGCGCCCAGATTCCAATTGTCGCGTACGACGGAATCAGGCCAATACAGAAGGTACTCAATGACATAATGATGATGGTGATGGACAGAATCTTCTGACGGCCGTATTTATCGCCGAGCATACCGAAGAACAGGCCACCCAACGGGCGAATCAGGAAGGGAACGGAAAACGTACCCAGTGCGGCGATCATCTGCACACTTGGGCTGGCATCCGGGAAGAAAACCTTACCGAGGGCGTAAGCAACAAAGCCGTACACGCCGAAATCAAACCATTCCATCGCATTGCCAAGCGATGCCGCGGTAATCGCCTTTTTCAGACGGCTATCGTCGATGATGGTGACGTCACTGACCTTAATAGGTCTGACTTTCTTTTTCCTTTTTAACATTATTATCCTCTTTTTCCTTGCGGGAGCTAAACGGTCCCGTACTAAGTGTAGTGTGCCGATTGCAAATTGAAGGTCAAAACTCCAGCACTTAGCGTCACTATGACATTTTCATTAATAACTTCATGAAATTAATGGGAAATGTGTTCCCCATCCAAAATCATTATAAAAAATATGGCTTAGTTAAAAAAGTGTGATCGTCGTCAAGTTTAACCGCTAAAGGAAATTTTTGCAGCGCCGAAATAACAATGCCACTAAAAATATTAACAATTGGATAACCTGACAGGGGAGTTGCTATGACTGCGCGCACGGCTGCCACACAGCATGAATACCTGCTCGACGACGACACGACATTGATGTCGACCACCGATTTGAAAAGCATCATTACCCATGCGAACGATGCGTTTGTGAAGGTGAGTGGTTACGAACTTCACGAACTCACAGGCCAGCCCCACAACCTGGTGCGCCACCCTGATATGCCTAAAGCCGCCTTTGCTGATATGTGGTTCACCCTGCAAAAAGGCGAGCCGTGGACCGGTATCGTCAAAAACCAGCGCAAAAATGGCGATTACTACTGGGTGCGAGCGAACGTTGTCCCGGTGGTGCGAAACGGGAAAACAACCGGATATATGTCGATTCGCACCAGAGCGAAACCGGAAGAAATTGCCGCCGTCCAGCCGCTGTACAAGGCACTTAAAGAAGGCCGTTGTCAGCGCCGTCTGTTTAAGGGGCTGGTGATCGGTAAAACCTGGCTGGGGAAAATCCCGGCCTTGCCGCTGCGCGGTCGTATTCGTTTGATTATGAGCGGCGTGTTTTTGCTGATGATGGCGGCTTCTGTTTCGCTCGGTCTGGGCGCTCTGCCGGTGCTGATTAGCGCTCTGGCGAGCGTGCTGGGTTGTTTGCTACTTGAGTGGCAAATTGCGCATCCGCTGGAAAATGTCGCTCGCCAGGCGCTGGAAGTCGCAACCGGAAACCAACAGACCGTGCAGCATCTGGCGCGAACCGATGAAATCGGCATGACGTTACGCGCTATCGGCCAGCTTGGGTTGATGTGCCGCTGGCTGATTCATGATGTCAGCCACCAGGTTGAAAACGTGCGCAGCGGGAGTGAAATGCTGGCGCAGGGGAATGTGGAATTGAATGAACGCACGCGCCAGTCCGTGGAGAATGTGCAGCAAACCGTCACCACCATGAGCCAAATGGCGGTATCGGTGCAGAACAATTCAGAAACCGCCGCCGCCGCCGATAAACTTTCAAGTTCTGCGAGCCAGGCCGCAGCGCAAGGCGGGAAAGCGATGGAAACCGTGGTGACGACCATGGACGATATCGCCGACAGCACTCAGCGTATCGGTTCTATTACCCGTCTTATCAATGACATTGCGTTTCAGACAAATATTCTGGCGCTGAACGCGGCGGTGGAAGCCGCACGTGCCGGAGAGCAGGGTAAGGGTTTTGCCGTGGTGGCTGGTGAAGTGCGCAATCTGGCACAGCGTAGCGCGACGGCGGCCAACGATATCCGCAAACTGATTGATGCCAGCGCCAACAAAGTGCAGTCCGGCACCATTCAGGTTCACGAAGCGGGGCGCACCATGAATGATATTGTCGAGCAGGTGCGCAATGTGACGCAGCTTTTGGGGCAGATCAGCCACGCCACTTCTGAGCAGGCCGAAGGGTTGTCTGATTTAACGCGCGCGGTCGCAGAGCTGGACGCTATCACACAGAAAAATGCGGCGCTGGTCGAAGAAAGTGCAGAAGTGTCGGCGATGGTGAAGCATCGGGCGACGCGCCTCGAAGATGCGGTGACGGTGTTGCACTAACAATAAAAACCGCAGAACCGCACGTTTTAACCCCTGCAATGGTTTTTTTTAGCTAGTCTGGGACAGATTGACCGTTTATTCACGACCCAAATCTACGGAGAGAATTATGACGCAGTCGTCCCAAATTAACCGCCGCGTTGTCCTGACGCAGCGCCCGCAAGGTATGCCAACCGATCAGGATCTTCGCCTGGAAGAAGAGCCCGTTCCACAGCCCGCAGCAGGCCAGTTGCTGCTGCGCACACTCTATTTATCCCTCGACCCGTATATGCGCGGGCGCATGGATGACGTGGAATCCTATACGCCGCCGCTGGCCATTGGCGATGTCATTGGCGCGGGAACGGTGTGCCGGGTCGAAAAATCTGAACACGCGGACTATAAAGCGGGTGATCTGGTGTTGGCCTACACCGGCTGGCAGGATTACGCGTTGTCTGATGGCAGCGACGTGCAGAAACTCGACTCGAATATGCAGCACCCTTCTTATGCACTCGGTTTGCTCGGCATGCCTGGTTTTACCGGTTACATGGGGCTGACGGATATCGGCCAACCGAAAGCCGGAGAAACGGTCGTTGTTGCGGCAGCCAGCGGCGCGGTGGGTTCAGTTGTTGGGCAGGTCGCGAAATTGCTCGGTGCGAAAGTCGTGGGTATTGCTGGTGGTGCTGAGAAGTGCCGTTACGTCACAGAAACGCTGAAGTTTGATGCCTGCGTTGACCACAAAGCGCCAGATTTTGCCGAACAGCTGAAAAAAGCCTGCAACAAAGGCATTGATGTCTATTTTGAAAACGTCGGCGGTGCGGTGTTTGATGCCGTTCTGCCGCTGTTGAACACTAAAGCCCGTGTTCCGGTATGCGGCGTTATCAGCCAGTACAACGGCGCTAACAGCGCTTTTGAGCAGGATCGTTTGCCGTTGTTGATGGGCACCATCCTGAAAAAACGTCTGCGCGTTCAAGGCTTTATTATCACGCAGGATTATAACGACCACTATCCTGAATTCTTTAAACAGATGAGCCAATGGCTGGCGGAAGGTAAAATTCAGTTCCGCGAAGATATTGTCGACGGTCTGGAGAATAGCGTTGAAGCATTCCGCGGCTTATTAAGCGGTAAGAACTTTGGCAAGGTGATTGTGAAAGTCGCCGAATAAAGTGAAAACGGTGGATGACGCTAACGCTTATCCACCCATTTTTTTACTTTTTATACGGCCCGTCTATTACCGAATTCCTCACTAATAAATCCGACGTAAATATATTCTCTTTGGATAAATACCCACCATCCAGCATTGAAATTAAACGGTTGATCACTTCGCTGATCATTTCGCTGACCGGATCTTTAACACTGGATAACGCCGGGGAGAGATAAGGTGCGGTAGGGATATTATCGAAGCCGATAATTGATATTTCACCGGGAACCGAAATTCCCAGATCGTTTAATTTCTTTATGGCACCGATCGCCATTTCATCATTACTGGCGACGATCGCGCTGATCTTATTTGGGTGTTGATACAGCGATTCTACTGCCGAGACTCCGCTGGCAGGCGTCCATTTTCCTTGCACGATGAAGTTATCGTTGATGCCAATAGCATATTGATTTAACGCTTCTTTATATCCGGCTAAACGCTCGATCGCGGTAGGAGAGTCCATCGATCCGGTAATAAAAGCAATATCACGATGACCGCGCTCAATAAGATGTTTGGTGGCCAGATAGCTGGAACCTTTATGGTCACAACAAATACAGTGGCTTTGGTGTTTTCTTAATTTTCGATTCACTACCATGATGGGCTGTTTGTATTGATCGATAATTTCATCCATTTCATCAATGGATAAAAAGCGCGGATAAATAATCACCGCATCACAACGTAAATCGAGCAAAAATTGAATGGCTTCCCGTTCTTCCTGGGCGCTGTGCTTACCGTCCACCAGAATAAGCTGGCGACCGTTGTCTTCTAATTTCTTGGCGGCCTGAGAAAGTATTTCGCTGAAATAGCTGCCGTTATATAACGTGTTCGTCACGACCAGCCCAATACATTCCGATTTATTAGACGCCAGATTACGTGCCAGTAAATTTGGCCGGTATCCTGCTTCCTCAATGGCTTTATAAACCTGCTCTTTGGTGGCGTCGCTCACGTATCCCTTGCCGGATAAAACGCGTGAAACGGTGGCTTTTGAGACACCGGCTTTTTTTGCCACTTCTAGCATTGTCGACATTGGAGCTTCCTGGCTTTGATGATTGCGCCCATTTTACACATTCCGCGGCGACAAAATACTGCCCTATACCCGTCATACTTCAAGCCGCTTCTTTGTTGGCTGCGTGACCTCGCCCAGGTCACTTACTTAAGTAAGCTCCCAGGGACTCGTTCCCTTGCCGCCTCTAAGCAACTCGAATTATTTAGGGTATGAAAGCGGTGTTAGTGGCCTTAAAAGGCTGATTATGGCGATCGTAATCACAAAATTAACAATATGTAAAATTAGTGTTTGATCTGTTTGTTTTGCCTGGTCAATCTAATGTGGAACCGGTTACTTATTTCTCAGAACCCTACAGACTGGCGTGGTATTACCGGTAATGATATTTGCAACTGCATGAATTTAAATAAGAAAGAGTGGTAACTCATGGCTAAGAATTATGCGGCAGTCTCTCAGTCGATAGTCGACGCAATTGGTGGCGCAGGAAACGTTGGCGCGGTCACGCACTGCATGACGCGTTTGCGGTTTGTGTTAAATGACGACAGCATCGTGGATACCGCGAAACTAAAAGCTATCAATGGCGTGCTGGGTGTTGTTCGCAGCGAAAACCAGTGCCAGGTGATCATCGGTAATACCGTTTCTCAGGCCTATGCTGAAGTGTTGAAACTGTTGCCAGAAGGGATGCAGCCAGCGGTTCCGGCAAATGGCAAAAATAAAATCACCCTGAAACGGATTGGTGCCGGGATTCTCGATGCGCTGATTGGCACCATGTCACCGTTAATTCCGGCGATTATCGGCGGCTCGATGGTAAAACTGCTGGCCATGATTCTGGATATGACCGGTGTATTCGGCAAAGGCTCTTCCACGCTGATTATTCTGAACGTGATTGGCGACGGCGCATTCTTCTTCCTGCCAATTATGGTTGCAGCCTCTGCCGCGATAAAATTCAAAACCAATATGTCGCTGGCGATTGCCATTGCTGGCGTGCTGGTTCACCCAAACTTTGTTGACCTGATGGCGAAAGCCGCCCAGGGCCAACACGTTGAATTTATGGGTATGTCGGTCACGGCGGTGAAATACACCTACACCGTGATTCCTGCGTTGTGCATGACCTGGATTCTGTCGTACATCGAGCGTTGGGTTGACCGTATCACGCCTGCGGTGACGAAAAACTTCCTCAAACCGATGCTGATTGTGCTGATCTCCGCTCCGATTGCCATCATGCTGATTGGCCCGCTGGGTATCTGGATTGGTACCGGTATTTCTTCCCTGGTTTATACCATTCACCACTATTTAGGTTGGTTGTCGGTCGCGATTATGGGTGCGCTGTGGCCGCTGTTGGTGATGACCGGCATGCACCGCGTATTCACACCATCTATTATTCAAACCATTGCCGAAACGGGCAAAGAAGGGATGGTTATGCCATCTGAGATTGGTGCCAACCTGTCGCTGGGTGGTTCATCTTTGGCAGTGGCGTGGAAAACGAAAAACCCTGAACTGCGCCAGACTGCGCTGGCCGCTGCGGCTTCGGCGATTGTGGCGGGTATTTCCGAACCAGCACTTTACGGTGTGGCGGTGCGTCTGAAACGCCCATTAATTGCGGCATTAATCAGCGGCTTTGTCTGTGGTGCGGTGGCCGGAATCGGCGGGCTGGCGAGCCACTCTATGGCGTCACCGGGATTATTTACCAGCGTACAGTTCTTTGATCCGGCAAATCCGATGAGCATTGTATGGGTGTTTGGCGTGATGATTTTGGCTGTGGTGCTCTCTTTCTTCCTGACGTTGTTGCTGGGCTTTGAAGATATCCCGGTTGAACAAGAGCAAAGTAACGAGAAAGAACCGGTACAGCCAAACGCTGTTGTTGCATCTGCAAGCGCAAACTAATTAAGAAGAGGAATCTCATGAGCGAATCTATTTTTCCGAAGGATTTTTTATGGGGCGGTGCGATTGCGGCGAACCAGGCTGAAGGCGCCTATCTTGAAGGCGGCAAAGGGCTGACCACCGTCGATACTATCCCGCATGGCAAAGACCGTTTATCGGTGAAACTGGGTATCGAGAAGCGCTTTAGTTTGCGCGATGACGAATATTACCCAAGCCACGTCGGCATCGATTTCTATCATCGCTACAAAGAAGATATCGCGCTGATGGCCGAAATGGGCTTTACCGTCTTCCGCACTTCCATTGCCTGGAGTCGTATTTACCCGAATGGCGATGAGTTAACGCCAAATGCGCAAGGCATTGCGTTTTACCGCGACATGTTTGCCGAGTGCAAAAAACAGGGCATCGAACCTCTGGTGACGCTGTGTCATTTCGACGTGCCGATGCATCTGGTGAAAGAGTACGGCTCCTGGCGTAACCGCAAAATGGTGGAGTTTTTCACCCGCTATGCGCGCACCTGTTTTGAAGCGTTCGACGGGCTGGTGAAATACTGGCTGACCTTCAATGAAATCAACATTCTGCTGCACAGCCCGTATTCTGGCGCAGGTCTGGTGTTCGAAGAAGGTGATAATAAAGAACAAGTTAAATACCAAGCAACACACCACGAATTACTGGCGAGTGCGCTGGCGACGAAAATCGCCCACGAAATCAACCCGAACAACCAGGTGGGTTGCATGCTGGCGGGCGGGAATTTTTATCCGTACTCCTGCAAGCCTGAAGATGTGTGGGCGGCGCTGGAAAAAGATCGTGAGAACCTGTTCTTTATTGATGTGCAGGCGCGTGGCGCGTACCCGTCTTACACCAAACGTGTGTTCCGCGAGAAAGGCATTACGCTAGAAATCGAGCCGGGTGATGATGAAATTCTCAAGAATACCGTCGATTTTGTTTCGTTCAGCTATTACGCCTCGCGTTGCGCGTCGGCTGATATGAACGATAACAACAGTAATGCGGCAAATATCGTGAAATCCCTGAAAAACCCGCACATTCAGGCGAGCGAATGGGGTTGGGGAATCGACCCGCTGGGTCTGCGTATCACCATGAACATGATGTACGACCGCTACCAGAAACCGCTGTTCCTGGTGGAAAACGGCCTCGGGGCGAAAGATGTGGTCAACGAGCAGGGCGAAATCAACGATGACTATCGTATTAGCTACTTGCGCGAGCACATCAAAGCCATGGCCGACGCCATCGACGACGGCATCCCGGTCATGGGTTACACCTCGTGGGGCTGCATCGATGTAGTCGCGGCATCCACCGGCGAAATGAGCAAACGTTACGGCTTCGTCTATGTCGATCGTGATGACCAGGGCAATGGCACTCTGGCCCGCACGCGCAAAAAATCGTTTTACTGGTACAAGAAAGTGATTGCCAGCAACGGCGCTGATTTAAGCTGATTGTGAGTCATGCGGCCTGGCTTTGAAGCCTGGCCGCAATAAAACGTTTAAACCCGCACCACCATCTCCAGCGCATCGCTATCTTGTAACCAGTCACGCGTGTTAATTCGCAGCATCTCCATAAAGGTATTTCCAGCCGTGGAAAGGCGCGCAATATTCGGGCATAAAATGCCGATACTGCTGGCCGGTAACACTTCACGCAAGACCAGCGGGCGCAGGTTTGGACTGTAGCCTGGAAAACGCAATCGCACTGACGTCCACATACTCACCGCGTGGGTTTGTTCCATCATGCGTGCCATTATCCATGGCGATGAGCAGTGGATGATATTTTGCGGCAGCGGCAGGTTGTAGCGGCGAAATACTTGTCCAAGAATAGAATGTTCACCCGGTTCATCCCAGTCCAGCCACGGATAATCCATCAATTTTTTCAGCGACGTCGTGTGCGTGACGGGATGCTGATTTCCGGCGATCACCGTGTTGCTCAGGGCGTACAGCGACTCGTAATACATACTGTTTTGCGAGGTGTGATTGGCCGTCGTAATCACGGCGATATCCAACCGTTGGTTTTCCAGCGCATCGTGAATTTGCTGCGGGCGGCCTTCCATCACGATGAGTTTCACTCCGGGGTAACGAGCCTGGAATTGAATCAGCGTATTGGTAAATGGCCCGTAAGAGGCGGCAGAGGTGAATCCCACCCGTAACTGGCGCATCGCTTTGCCGAGCAGATTGTCGATTTCATCACGTGCCTGGTGCAAAGAGCGGTCAATGTCTCGGGCATGGCGCAGCAAAACCTGCCCATACTCATTTAACGTTACGCCGCGTGATGAGCGTTGCAGAATCGGCATGCCGATTTCCGCTTCCATTTCCTGAATGGTTTTAGAAATGGCGGGTTGTGTGAGGTGTAACGCCTTCGCTGCTTTACCAATGCTGCCTTGCGCAGCAACTTCCAACAAAATATCTAACTGATTTAGTTTGATTTTCAATTTTCCGTCCCGCCTGAATCATCGCCGTGGTGCAAATTTTGCTCTCTCACAATACAAATAAGATAACCAAAGGCATAACTAATTTTTATGATTGTAATGTTCTTTTTTTATGCAGATAGTTAAATCAACCCCAGTTTGTTTACATCTGAGTAACAAAAAAGGACGTGAGCATGAAACAGCGTGTCAGCTATGCCCAGGTGGATGGAGGAGCCTCATCCTCGCTTCCGTATGATGCGCCGTTGGTCCCGGAGCGCGCCAACTTTAAGTCGTTGGTGGCCGTCACTCTTGGCAATGGCCTCGAGATTTACGACTTTGCTGTTTACAGCTTTTTCTCGGTGATTATTGGTCATCTGTTTTTCCCCAGCTCCGACGATTACACCTCTTTGCTACTGGCGGTGGCGACATTTGGTGTTGGCTTTGTCATGCGCCCGCTGGGTAGTCTGGTGCTCGGTAACTACGCCGACAAACACGGACGCAAAGCGGCGATGACGCTAATCCTCGGCCTGATGTCTTTAGGCGTGATGATGGTGGCGTTTGCGCCGACCTATCATCAGGTTGGGATCCTCGCCCCGGTTGTGTTGGTCGCGGGGCGCATGTTGCAGGGCTTTTCAGCGGGCGGTGAAGTGGGGGCGGCAACTTCCTGGCTAATGGAAGCAGGGCATAAATCCAGCCGTGGATCGCGGGTGAGTTGGCAGATGACCAGCCAGGGTGGAGCGGCACTGTTTGGCGCGGCAATGGGTGCGGGCTTAAGCCACGTCCTGAGCGAACAACAGCTTTACGACTGGGGTTGGCGTATCCCGTTTATTGTCGGCCTGGCGATTATGCCGATTGGTTTGTATATCCGCCGCCAGCTTGCAGAAACTCACTCGGTGACAGCCAATGTCGTGACAGAAAATCCGGCGTTGACGTTATGGCGTGAGCATCGCCGCGCCTTGTTGCTAGGCATTTTGCTGGTAATGAAAGGCACCACCACGTTTTACATCATCATTTATTACATGCCTGCTTACATGGTTAACACGCTGCATATGCCCGCCAGCACCTCATGGTGGGTAAGTTTGACGGCAGCGGCGCTGACATTATTGGTGCCGTTCTTTGGCGGTAAACTGGCGGATAAACTCCCTAAGCGAAAACCGATCCTGATCGGCTGTGCACTAGGATCGTTCATCCTGATTTGGCCAATTTTCGCCACGATTTTACACGGCGCACCGCTGGGCGTGACGCTGGCGCTGATAGCACTCGATCAGATCCTCGCCAATATCAGTTCGGCCGCCTTTTTCTTGTTGATCCTCGAAGCATTCCCAAAAGCGGTTCGCGCCTCCGGTATGGCGTTGGTTTATGCCATCGGCGTTACGTTGTTTGGCGGCTTCGCTCAGTTAATTGTGACCTGGTTGCTAAAAGTCACCGGGCAACCGATGGCTCCCGCCTGGTATTTGATGTTCTGCGCCGTTGTGACTTTCGCGGCATTACTTGCCTGGCATGAACGCAAAACTTTCTGTGATGAATAAAAAGGAATAACCCTATGCTTATTAAAGAAATTCTTGATAACGAAGCAGAAATGATCGCGATTCGCCGCGATTTTCACCAACATCCGGAATTAGGTTTTGAAGAGTTCCGCACCAGCGATCGCATCGCCCAATTGCTGAAGGACTGGGGTTACGAAGTGCATCGTGGCCTGGGCGGAACAGGCGTGGTTGGGACATTAAAAGTCGGGAATGGCGGTAAGCGTCTGGGGATCCGTGCTGATATGGATGCACTGCCGATGCAGGAGCAAACCGGGCTGCCATGGGCCAGTGTGAACGCGGGGAAAATGCATGCCTGCGGCCATGATGGACACTGCGCTATTTTATTGTCGGCGGCACGTTATCTGGCAGAACATCGCCCATTCAGCGGGACGCTGCATTTGATTTTCCAGCCGTCAGAAGAGTCTATCGGCGGCGCTAAGAGAATGATTGATGACGGTTTATTCAAACTCTTTCAGTGTGATGCGGTGTTTGGCTTGCACAATTTCCCGCTGCTTCCTGCCGGG
Coding sequences within:
- a CDS encoding MFS transporter is translated as MKQRVSYAQVDGGASSSLPYDAPLVPERANFKSLVAVTLGNGLEIYDFAVYSFFSVIIGHLFFPSSDDYTSLLLAVATFGVGFVMRPLGSLVLGNYADKHGRKAAMTLILGLMSLGVMMVAFAPTYHQVGILAPVVLVAGRMLQGFSAGGEVGAATSWLMEAGHKSSRGSRVSWQMTSQGGAALFGAAMGAGLSHVLSEQQLYDWGWRIPFIVGLAIMPIGLYIRRQLAETHSVTANVVTENPALTLWREHRRALLLGILLVMKGTTTFYIIIYYMPAYMVNTLHMPASTSWWVSLTAAALTLLVPFFGGKLADKLPKRKPILIGCALGSFILIWPIFATILHGAPLGVTLALIALDQILANISSAAFFLLILEAFPKAVRASGMALVYAIGVTLFGGFAQLIVTWLLKVTGQPMAPAWYLMFCAVVTFAALLAWHERKTFCDE